In Anaerosporomusa subterranea, one DNA window encodes the following:
- the trxA gene encoding thioredoxin — translation MSALHIESEADFDKLVLQSDKPVLVDFWASWCGPCKMVAPEVEAVAEAYANKAVVCKVDVDAQSQVASRYAVKSIPTLVIFKNGKEVNRVVGYRPRKDLSALLDTVL, via the coding sequence ATGAGTGCCTTACATATTGAATCCGAAGCAGATTTTGATAAACTAGTTCTCCAGTCAGATAAACCTGTTCTTGTCGACTTTTGGGCGTCTTGGTGCGGTCCCTGCAAGATGGTTGCCCCGGAGGTAGAGGCAGTTGCTGAAGCTTATGCTAACAAAGCGGTTGTTTGCAAGGTCGATGTAGACGCGCAGTCTCAGGTCGCATCTCGCTATGCTGTCAAGAGCATTCCAACCTTGGTTATTTTCAAGAATGGCAAAGAAGTCAATCGGGTTGTGGGGTATCGCCCGCGTAAGGATTTGTCAGCATTGTTAGACACAGTACTCTAA
- a CDS encoding response regulator transcription factor, whose amino-acid sequence MNGQTGHTVLIADDEPSIREILALYFSKEGFTVVEAIDGADTIIKVQQVKPNIIILDLMMPVLDGLEACKQIRKISPVPIIMLTARAEDEDRIMGLELGADDYVSKPFNPREVVARAKAVLRRVPDAGFVAASVLSFPYLEINIAEYTVTSYGQTSAFTAKEMELLWHLASHPGRVFSRDQLLEAIWGYSYFGDTRTVDTHIKRIRQKIGAREDTPWDIKTIWGVGYKFEVKA is encoded by the coding sequence TTGAACGGACAAACTGGACATACAGTGTTAATTGCAGATGATGAGCCGAGCATTCGGGAAATTCTCGCTCTGTATTTTTCTAAAGAAGGCTTTACCGTCGTCGAGGCAATCGATGGCGCTGATACGATTATTAAAGTGCAGCAGGTAAAGCCTAATATCATCATCCTTGATCTTATGATGCCGGTGCTTGATGGGTTGGAGGCGTGTAAACAAATTCGTAAAATATCGCCTGTTCCAATCATCATGTTAACAGCAAGGGCGGAGGATGAGGATCGGATCATGGGTCTGGAATTAGGCGCAGACGACTATGTATCTAAGCCGTTTAATCCCCGCGAAGTAGTAGCCAGGGCCAAGGCTGTGCTAAGACGCGTTCCGGATGCCGGCTTTGTCGCCGCGTCTGTCCTTTCTTTTCCCTATCTGGAAATTAATATTGCCGAGTATACGGTAACGTCATATGGGCAAACCAGCGCCTTTACGGCGAAAGAAATGGAACTGCTGTGGCATCTTGCATCCCATCCCGGCAGAGTCTTTTCGCGTGATCAACTGCTGGAGGCGATTTGGGGCTATAGTTATTTTGGCGATACCCGGACGGTTGATACCCATATCAAACGCATCAGACAGAAGATCGGCGCTAGGGAGGACACTCCCTGGGATATCAAAACAATTTGGGGAGTGGGCTATAAATTTGAGGTGAAAGCATGA
- a CDS encoding sensor histidine kinase — protein sequence MRQSLQKKLLFSYMAVIVALLILVSVGVSVLIRDYFVLSKKQELLNKGQELVRIVEEYSQGKLTDAQLVAYVNSVDSFLDARVWVVDAAGRVVAISTPPRLQNHHMRGPMGHGMMGGREPGKGQAMPSAGMLRSVLDEMAPVFQGQEWTRIFEHPFYNEQMLMAAVPLRNSDGSVAGAVLLHAPIQSINEYMYRIYLYIGVIGLVAILLALAITTWLSRGIVRPLRQMQLIAGAMARGDYQTRVSVTSEDEVGELGKSLNSLAQDLAHFVRQTEMVEKLRRDFVANVSHELRTPLTIIKGYNEAMLDEAVTDPVTIKKYQHLIREESERLERLIYDLLDLSRLQSGHRQELEPIPLAELAEAAAAKFRGQATAKGITLSVETEAVMVAGNGDRLTQLIVILMDNALKFTPAGGSIRLVVKEVPTGAQLSITDSGVGIPTEDLPYIWERFYKVDKAHSRTESGTGLGLAIAKEIIELHQGTVVVNSRPNEGTVFTVSFPAEDRLVKS from the coding sequence ATGAGGCAGTCGCTGCAAAAAAAACTGCTGTTTAGTTATATGGCAGTCATCGTAGCTCTGCTTATTCTTGTATCGGTCGGTGTATCTGTTCTGATTCGAGACTATTTTGTGCTGAGTAAAAAGCAGGAATTGCTCAACAAAGGGCAAGAATTGGTACGCATAGTGGAAGAATACAGTCAGGGAAAGCTCACAGACGCTCAATTGGTAGCGTATGTAAACAGTGTAGATAGTTTTCTTGACGCGCGAGTCTGGGTCGTTGACGCCGCTGGACGGGTTGTCGCGATCTCGACCCCGCCTCGGTTGCAGAATCACCACATGAGAGGGCCGATGGGGCATGGGATGATGGGTGGTCGTGAGCCCGGGAAGGGACAGGCTATGCCGTCCGCCGGTATGCTGCGCTCTGTTTTGGACGAGATGGCACCTGTCTTTCAGGGCCAGGAATGGACTCGCATATTTGAACACCCGTTTTATAATGAACAGATGTTGATGGCTGCTGTGCCGCTACGCAATAGTGATGGATCGGTGGCTGGAGCTGTGCTGCTACATGCACCTATCCAATCAATCAACGAATATATGTACAGGATATATCTTTATATTGGTGTCATTGGCTTAGTCGCTATACTGTTGGCCTTGGCTATTACGACTTGGTTATCGCGTGGTATCGTTCGGCCATTGCGACAAATGCAATTGATCGCCGGTGCGATGGCCAGAGGAGATTATCAGACACGCGTTTCAGTTACTAGTGAGGATGAAGTTGGGGAACTAGGCAAATCGTTGAATTCATTGGCGCAAGATCTTGCACACTTTGTCAGACAGACAGAGATGGTCGAAAAACTACGACGAGACTTTGTTGCCAATGTGTCACATGAACTGCGGACGCCGTTGACTATCATTAAAGGCTATAATGAAGCCATGCTGGATGAAGCGGTGACAGACCCCGTTACAATCAAAAAGTATCAACATTTGATCCGTGAGGAAAGTGAACGTCTCGAACGCCTAATCTATGACCTGTTAGATCTTAGCCGGCTTCAGTCCGGCCATCGCCAGGAACTGGAGCCGATCCCGCTGGCTGAATTGGCGGAGGCTGCTGCTGCTAAGTTCCGTGGACAAGCAACTGCTAAAGGTATAACTCTCAGTGTTGAAACCGAAGCTGTTATGGTCGCCGGCAATGGCGATAGGCTGACTCAGCTTATTGTCATATTAATGGATAATGCGCTGAAATTTACTCCTGCCGGCGGTTCAATTCGGTTAGTAGTGAAGGAAGTTCCAACAGGAGCTCAATTGAGCATCACAGATTCCGGTGTTGGAATTCCGACCGAGGATCTGCCATATATTTGGGAACGATTTTATAAAGTAGATAAAGCTCATAGCCGGACGGAGAGCGGAACCGGACTGGGCTTGGCTATTGCCAAAGAAATCATTGAACTGCACCAAGGAACTGTAGTTGTAAATAGTCGCCCCAACGAGGGAACAGTATTTACAGTGAGTTTTCCGGCTGAAGATCGGCTTGTGAAATCGTAG
- a CDS encoding HyaD/HybD family hydrogenase maturation endopeptidase: MTNIAIVGIGNILLSDEGLGVRVVEELQRGYVFSPDIHVVDGGTLGLDLVQLLSGCERLIVVDAVAGGQPPGSLYVLHGDEIADYFRGKISLHEAGIREVLRMLEVMEKPLPEVVILGLEPGSIEWGFSLSPAVADNLAQAVDAIVRQLGVWGIAALPIKCL, translated from the coding sequence ATGACGAACATTGCCATAGTAGGGATTGGCAACATATTACTTAGCGATGAAGGACTTGGTGTACGTGTTGTTGAAGAATTGCAGCGCGGCTATGTCTTTTCACCAGATATTCATGTTGTTGATGGCGGCACGTTGGGGCTGGATCTAGTCCAGCTCTTATCAGGCTGTGAGAGGCTAATTGTTGTCGACGCAGTGGCTGGTGGTCAACCGCCAGGTAGTTTGTATGTGCTTCACGGTGATGAAATTGCTGATTATTTCCGGGGAAAGATATCTCTCCATGAGGCGGGAATTCGGGAAGTGCTGCGTATGCTCGAAGTCATGGAGAAACCGCTGCCAGAGGTTGTGATTTTGGGGCTGGAGCCTGGTTCGATTGAGTGGGGATTTAGCCTTAGTCCGGCTGTTGCTGATAATTTGGCGCAGGCGGTTGACGCGATTGTTAGGCAACTAGGGGTTTGGGGAATCGCTGCCTTGCCAATAAAATGCCTGTAA
- a CDS encoding sigma 54-interacting transcriptional regulator → MAEIAFIIPSREICAVLEDLLIGSEDIEVVYARLEEGVMAARKAVLGGARVLVSRGLTYRLIAERLSDVSVIEIPFSGYDLLRAYQEAVKLSTQAAVVESLTVLEGMASIEAILSAPDAIIKVNIDDYPEYASAVSMAIDLQADCVIGNQAVVFEAERRGVKGVLLRSGHEALQIALEAARQMLALHGIRDANARQTDVIINTVDSGVLALDARGELTAVNSEARRLLNIDGDAAGEWVDRMRQYLKLGEKLTGKIERIGSMELVVNYLPIVAGGSVVGIVATLQELRRLQDIEHKTRQEMSSRGRVAKYTFLDIETRSSEMQRALEEAKRFACFDSTVLIQGETGVGKEYFAHAIHQAGTRRKGPFVVVNCAAIPENILESELFGYSEGAFTGAKKGGKMGLFEQAHGGTIFLDEIGEMSELLQARLLRVLQEHEVYRLGDDRIIPVNIRVIAATNRDLQRMVRERRFREDLYYRLDVLTLDIPPLRERTEDIAYFVRNFIREFSSQYRTAVERIEPQAMELLTDYDWPGNIRELHNVVGRLTALSLGKSITTQDVLRVLAKRMDLSAPPPATRSLKGAEDEAIREALAKTNGNKQKAAEILGIGRVTLWRRLKELEGQQ, encoded by the coding sequence GTGGCAGAAATTGCATTTATCATTCCTAGCCGGGAGATTTGCGCCGTGTTAGAGGATTTGCTCATAGGCAGTGAGGATATTGAGGTTGTCTACGCTCGCTTAGAAGAAGGGGTGATGGCCGCACGCAAGGCAGTTCTTGGCGGCGCCAGGGTGTTGGTCAGTCGTGGCCTGACTTATCGGCTGATTGCCGAACGTTTGTCAGACGTGTCGGTGATCGAGATACCCTTTTCCGGGTACGATTTACTGCGGGCGTATCAGGAGGCAGTCAAACTGTCCACTCAGGCGGCGGTCGTCGAGTCGCTCACAGTTCTTGAGGGGATGGCAAGCATTGAGGCTATTCTATCCGCCCCGGACGCGATCATTAAAGTTAACATCGATGACTATCCGGAATATGCATCAGCCGTAAGTATGGCGATTGACCTTCAAGCCGACTGTGTAATTGGCAATCAGGCGGTAGTCTTTGAGGCCGAACGGCGCGGCGTCAAGGGCGTTCTGCTGCGATCAGGGCACGAGGCGCTGCAAATTGCTTTAGAAGCAGCGCGTCAAATGCTGGCACTGCATGGCATCCGGGATGCTAACGCCAGGCAAACCGATGTTATCATCAATACAGTGGACTCTGGTGTGCTTGCTTTAGATGCACGTGGCGAACTTACGGCAGTCAACAGTGAAGCCAGGCGATTATTAAATATTGACGGCGATGCCGCCGGTGAGTGGGTTGATCGCATGCGTCAATACCTTAAACTCGGTGAAAAGCTGACAGGAAAAATCGAACGGATCGGCTCAATGGAACTGGTTGTCAACTATCTGCCTATTGTTGCCGGCGGTTCTGTAGTCGGTATAGTTGCCACACTGCAGGAATTGCGCCGACTGCAAGATATCGAGCATAAGACCAGACAGGAGATGTCGAGCCGGGGCCGGGTCGCTAAATATACATTTCTTGATATTGAGACTCGCTCGTCAGAAATGCAGCGGGCGCTTGAAGAAGCAAAACGGTTTGCCTGCTTTGACAGCACGGTACTCATACAAGGCGAGACAGGGGTTGGCAAGGAATATTTCGCCCATGCCATTCACCAAGCAGGTACTCGGCGCAAGGGTCCCTTTGTAGTGGTAAACTGCGCCGCAATTCCGGAGAACATTCTAGAAAGTGAACTATTCGGCTATTCAGAAGGTGCATTTACCGGCGCCAAGAAGGGCGGGAAAATGGGCCTGTTTGAGCAGGCGCACGGCGGGACCATCTTTCTCGATGAAATTGGGGAGATGTCCGAACTCTTACAAGCTCGTTTATTGCGTGTACTGCAGGAACATGAAGTATACAGGCTGGGCGATGACCGTATTATTCCGGTTAACATCCGAGTCATCGCCGCTACCAATCGTGACTTGCAGCGGATGGTACGGGAACGGAGATTTCGCGAAGACTTATATTATCGGCTGGATGTGCTGACTCTTGACATACCGCCGCTCCGTGAACGTACAGAAGATATTGCTTACTTTGTCCGCAACTTTATTCGCGAGTTTAGTAGCCAATACCGGACAGCGGTAGAAAGAATAGAACCTCAAGCCATGGAGCTGCTCACAGACTATGATTGGCCAGGTAATATTCGTGAACTGCATAATGTTGTCGGCAGATTGACAGCGTTGTCGCTAGGCAAGTCGATTACTACCCAGGACGTGTTGCGGGTACTGGCGAAACGCATGGATTTATCCGCTCCGCCGCCTGCCACCCGCAGCCTTAAAGGAGCGGAGGATGAAGCGATTCGTGAAGCACTGGCTAAAACCAACGGCAACAAACAAAAAGCCGCCGAGATTCTCGGCATCGGCCGGGTTACTCTCTGGCGGCGATTAAAAGAGCTAGAAGGTCAACAATAA